CGAACTGGAGGACACGAACGGGACCTTCCCCTGCCTCGTGATGAAAGACCGGCCTATCGCCGATCTGGTCCAGCAGTTGCTTATGGACGAGGTCATCGCCGTCGAGGGGACGCTGGCCGACGACGCCGGCATCCTGTTCGTGGACTCGCTGTACTTCCCGGACGTGCCCCGAACGCACAGCCCTTCGACCGCCGACCGGCACGTTCAGGCGGCGCTCATCTCCGACGTCCACGTCGGGAGCCAGGAGTTCATGGAGGACGCCTGGCACCGCTTCACCGACTGGCTCCACACCTCCGAAGCCGAGAACGTCGAGTATCTGCTCATCGCCGGCGACATGGTCGAGGGCGTCGGTATCTATCCAGAGCAGGACGAGGAACTGGACATCATCGACATCTACGACCAGTACCGCGCGTTCTCGGAGTACCTCAAGGAAGTCCCGGGCGACATGGAGATTCGGATGATTCCGGGCAACCACGACGCCGTTCGGCTGGCCGAGCCCCAGCCCGGCTTCGACGAGGAACTCAGAGACATCATGACTGCTCACGACGCTCAGGTCCACTCTAATCCCTCGCTGGTCACCGTCGAGGGCGTCACAGTGTTGATGTACCACGGCGTTTCGCTGGACGAGGTCATCGCCGAACTCCCCGACGAGGAAGCGAGCTACGAGGAGCCACACAAGGCGATGTATCAGCTCCTGAAAAAGCGCCACGTCGCGCCGCAGTACGGGGGCCACACCCGGCTTGCCCCCGAGGACCGCGACTATCTGGTCATGGAGGAGGTCCCGGACGTGTTCCACACCGGCCACGTCCACAAGCTCGGCTGGGGCGAGTATCACAACGTCGTTGCGCTGAACTCCGGGTGCTGGCAGGCCCAGACCGAGTTCCAGAAGAGCGTCAACATCGACCCGGACGCCGGCTTCGCGCCGATTCTAGATCTGGATACGCTTTCGATGACGGTCCGGAAGTTTACCTAACCACCTTTTTCCACGGGGGCCTCGCGCTCGCCGGGGCCGAGCGCTCAACCCCCGTACAAAAACGTGGGCGAAAAAGGCCGGACGCCAGGCGACCGGTATGCTAACCGCCCGGCACGACCGCAGGCCTGCCCTTCCCCGGGTCGCTTCGGGTGCGACAGTTGTCGCACCACTCGCTCCCGGCCGTCCGCCTGTTTGTACGTTGTCTCGACAGCACCGCCCAGATTGTACCCTGTCGACCCATGGCCGAACCTATTCGGCATTAGTGCGAAGAATCACCGGTATCTCGTAGCAGTGGCGGGGCTGACCGGTGTGGCTGTTATTAAGACCCGTCCGGTGGAAGCGGGGTGTATGAGTGACGACCAAGACCACGGATTCGAAACCGACGCGCTGCACGTCGGGCAGGAAGAGCCGGACGCCGAGACCCGCTCGCGCGCGCCACCGCTGTACCAGACAACATCCTACGTCTTCGAGGACGCCGAGGACGCCGCAAAGCAGTTCGCGCTGGAGAAGCCGGGCCACATCTACTCGCGGCTAATGAACCCCACCGTCGGCATGCTACAGGAACGGCTGGCGGCGCTGGAAGGCGGCGTCGGCGCGGTCGCCACCGCCTCCGGCATGGCGTCGCTGAATCTCGCCACCTTCCTGCTCGCAGACGTCGGCGACAACGTCGTCACGGCGTCGTCGCTGTACGGCGGGACCTACACCTACTACACCCACACCGCGCCGCGAAACGGCGTCGAGACCCGCTTCGTCGATACGCTCGACTACGACGCCTACGCCGAGGCTATCGACGAGAACACCGCCTACGTCCACTGTGAGACCATCGGCAACCCGTCGCTGGTCACACCGGACTTCGAGCGCCTCGCCGAAATCGCCCACGACCACGGCGTCCCCTTCTTCGTCGACAACACCTTCGCGACGCCGTACCTCTGCAACCCAATCGAACACGGGGCCGACCTCGTCTGGAACTCCACGACGAAGTGGATTCACGGCCACGGCACCACCGTCGGCGGCGTTCTCGTCGACGGTGGCTCCTTCCCGTGGGAGGAACACGCCGATAAATACCCCGAAATCGCCGGCGACAACCCCGCGTACCACGGCGTCAACTTCCGGGAGCGGTTCGACGACGCGGCCTTCACCTACGCCGCCATCGCCCGCGGCCTCCGCGACCTGGGCTGCCAGCAGTCACCCTTCGACGCCTGGCAGACGATGCAGGGCCTGGAGACGCTGCCCGCGCGGATGGACCGCCACTGCGACAACGCCATAGGCGTCGCCGAGTTCCTCGCCGACCACCCCGAGGTCTCGTGGGTCACCTACCCCGGCCTCGAAGACCACGAAACGCACGACACCGCCAGCGAGTACCTCGACGGCGGCTACGGCGGCATGATAACGTTCGGCCTCGACGCGGGGTACGACGCCGCCCGAACGACCGTCGAATCGACGGAGATCGCCTCCCTGCTGGCAAACGTCGGCGATGCGAAGACGCTCATCATCCACCCTGCCTCGACCACCCACCAGCAGCTCACTGACGAGGAGAAGGCCGCCGCCGGCGTCACTGATGACATGGTCCGACTCTCCGTCGGCACCGAATCCGTCGAGGATATCAAAGCCGACCTCGACCAGGCTATCGGTCAGGCAACCAACTAACCGAAGATACAGTATTTTAGAGACAATATCTGGACACCCGTACCAAAGTGGCGCAAGAATTCACCTGTTCACTAGGTTTATTACGGGAGAGGATAATGTATTCAATGAACCGTCGCCGGTAGCGAGCACGCGTCGGTTCACGCTCAACCATACTCTGTCATTGGTCCGACAACGAACGCTCGCGTCCGTGGGGAGCGTGCCTCTCCCTGCTTCAATCTCTCATCCGATACTGGTCAGCGGCGAGAACGGCTTCAATGCACAATCCGGAGCGCGAGCGCGGAAACTGCGCTACAGGACGTCTTCGGCTTCCAGCAGGTCGTACAGTTCGTCCATCGTCTCGACCGACGTGTCACACGACGGTGCGACGGCCGGTTTCGGGTCGAAGCCGATAGCCAGGTTCGCGACTTCGAGCATCGGCAGGTCGTTAGCTCCGTCCCCGACCGCGACGGTCGTGTCCCGGTCCTCGCCGGTGACAGCGGTCACAACCTCCATCGCATCGTCTTTGGTCCCGGAGATGAGCGGGCCGCGGACCTCACCGGTGAGTTCTCCGTCTGTCATAACCAGCCGATTGGCGACGATAGCGTCGACTTCGACCCCCTCCGTTTCGAGTGCAGCCTCGACGCCGCGCTCGAACCCGCCGGTGAGGATAGCGACGTAGACGCCGGCGTCCCGCAGAGCTTCGATGATCTCTGCCGCGCCGGGGCGCAGGGCGACCTCGTCGAAGGCGTCCTGTGCCTTCTCCTCGGAGAGGCCTTCGAGGAGCGCACACCGCTGGCGGAGACTTTCGGCGTACTCGATTTCGTTGTTCATCGCGCGCTCTGTGATGTCGGCCATGTCCTCGGCCGTCCCGTTCTGGCTTCCCAGCAGGACCGTCATCTCCGAATCGGAGAGCGTCCCGTCGAAGTCGAAGGCGACTAGCATTGCCCGCGAGTTTCGCGTGGAGGGTTTCAAAACATCCGGTTTCGGCTGGTCAACCGACAACGCCGAGCGGAATCCCGACGGTCCAGTACAGCAGGAGCGCGTACAGTGCGTCGATCCACAGGAACTCGAGCAGGCTAAACAGCATTGATAGCAACGCCAGTGGGTAGCCGACGACCCGTAGCAGGCTCCCCGTCTCCCGGGACCGATCCCATAGCGCGCTTGTCGGGCCTTGGTTCGGGAAGGCGTGGGCGGCTACAACGAACCCGGGGTATATCGACGCGAACCAGACCAGTCCATCGCCATCACCGACGACACCCACTATCTCCAGGCCGACTGCACCGGTGAACAACACTAGCGCCAGGGTCGACATGACGAAGAACGGGCCGAGGATGACTCCGAACAGGGTTCGGTATGGCTTGACCCCATGGTAGTTAGTGAACTGCTCCAGCCGTTCTCCCTCACCCGGGTCTTCGCCGTCAGCGAGGACCCGCGAGACTCGGGCCATTGCTTCTTCAGTATTTTCGACCTCGTCTAAATCTATGCCCTTATCGACCGCTAACCGCGCTGCTGGAACGTTGTACTTCTGGTTGAATACGCCCTGAACGACGTTGTTTACAAGTATCCCCGGAAACGTGACAATGTTGAACAGCAGTCCGATAAGCCCAAATATCATCTATATTCTCCTATATTTTATCAAAACAAACTATTTGTATTAAACACTGCTTCAATATCGACTGCCGATAGAGAGGCCACTCTGGAGTTACGTTGCTACCACAGCGGGTCTCCTCCTGCATCTCTGGGGCGAGCTACCCTATTTGAGCCGGTGTGGGTCAGGGCTTCGGCGGCGGCCCGTCGTAGGCGTCGGCATCCACCTTTTTCAGCATCACCGTTCCTCACTCGCTCCGCTCGTTGCGGGACGGTTCCTGGAAAAACGTGGGCGAAACTGCTCGCCGATGGCGACCGATATACAGTTCCCTACGGCTTCGGCGGCGGCCCGTCGTAGGCGTCCATGTCCTGATAGAAGTTCAGCATCGCGAACTTGAGCTTCTCGGGGCCGATATCGACCATCTCGCGGCGCTCCTCGGGCGGAAAAGTTCCGCGAACGGCGTAGTCGTGCATCTCCATCTCGGCGGCTTCAGTGTAGCGCTTGTCCAGCAGGATGCGCGCGCCGAAGTCGTCCGGCGAGCGGACCACGCGACCGAGGGCCTGTCTGGTCTTGCGGACGGTCGGAATTTCGACGGCGTAGCGCCAGCCGGCATCGTCCTCGCCATCGCCGAAGGTCGTGTCGTAGGCGTCCTGCACGGCGTCCATGCGGTCGTCGAGGTGGGGGTAGGGAACGCCGACGACCACGACCGTCCGGGCGTCGTCGCCGTCGTAGCTCACGCCCTCGCCGAGCGTCCCCCACAGCGAGGTGTAGAGGACGCCGTTGTCGCCGTCGGTAAAGGCCTCTCGGAGGTCACGCGCCTGCGTGCCCGGTTCGTCCAGGTACCGGGTCGCGCTCACGGCGGTCATGTCGTGGTAGCGCTCGGCCTCGCTGTAGGAGGGACAGAACACGAGTGTGTTGCCGGGCGTGAACCGGACAATGTCTTCGAGTGTGCGGGCGATGCGTTGCTGGGTCTGTGGGTCGTCCCGCTCGCTGGAAAACAGCGCGGGGCCGTCGACGGCGTAGGTTCGGCGGCGGTCCTCGGGGAACTGCGCGCCGTAGGCCATCGTCACCGGGTCGTCGACGCCGACGACGTTCTCGGTCACGTCGAAGGGGCGGAGCGTGGCGCTCATCAGCACCGCCGCGTGCAGGTCCTCGAACAGGTCGCGGGTGACTTCTTCGGGGATGCAGGTGTACAGCTCCGCGCGGCCGTACACGTCGTCGGTCGACTCGTCGCGGCGGACGCTGACCACGGGGTACTGGCCGGTCTCGTCGGATTCGTCGAGCCAGTCGGCGATGAAGCCGGCGGCCTGCAGGGTCTGGCACTCCTTTCTGGTGTCCAGCTCACCTTCTTTGAATGCCTTCTGGTAGCGCGCGTCGAGGTCTCGACCGAGTTCCAGCGCGCGGTCCAGTTCCTCGTGGAAGCCGGGGCCGGTGTACCCCTGGAGGAAGGCAAGCGTCAGGTCGTCCTTCCGGTCGTCGTTGGCGATGGTGATGTCGTCCCAGTGCTCGTCGACGGCCGCGCGTGCGCCGAACTCGAAGGAGTCCTCGTAGGCCTCGACGAGCGCGTCCCGGAACGTTTCGATGACGTTGGCCGCGGCGTCCGTTCGGGCGTCCTCCTCGCTGTCGAGTTCTTCCAGCGCCTGGTCGAGCGTGTTCTCGGTGAGCGTCCGCCGGGCGTGGTCGCGGGCAGCCGACTCGACGTTGTGGGCCTCGTCGAAGACGGCGATGATGTCTTCGGGGTCGCGCCCGATCCAGTGGAAGAACTGTTCGCGGATGGTCGGGTCCAGCAGGTGGTGGTAGTTACAGACGACGAGGTCGACGCCGTCCATCCCCTCTTTCAGCAGTTCGTAGCCACACAGCCCCTGCTGGTGGGCATACTCGTACACGTCGTCGGGCGTCCGAACGTCGTCGAACAGCCAGGAATAGAACTCGCTGGTGTCGACAGTGAGGTTCCGGTAGTAGTGGTCGCAGGTCGACCGCTCGGTTTCGATCTCCTCGCGCTCGTCTTGCAGGTCCCGGAGCTCCTCGACGACGGCGTTGCGGGCCTCCATCGCCTCGCTGCTGCCCGCCTGGCCGTCCGAGAGGAGTTCCCCCTCGCGCTGTTCGAGCTCGGCGATGTCGCTCTCGACTTCGACCAGGTCACGGGTCGTGTCCCGCAGCGCCTGACACTCCTCGTAGTCCACGTCGATGTGACACATCGACCCCTTGCCGCGGAAGACGACCGCTCGCAGGCGCTCTTGATCAGTAATCGCTCTGGCGTCCTCGACGAACTGGCGCATCTGCTGATGGACGTTCGTCGTGATGACGACGGTCTTGCCCGTCTCGCGGGCGTGTTCCA
The genomic region above belongs to Haloarcula hispanica ATCC 33960 and contains:
- a CDS encoding O-acetylhomoserine aminocarboxypropyltransferase/cysteine synthase family protein; translated protein: MSDDQDHGFETDALHVGQEEPDAETRSRAPPLYQTTSYVFEDAEDAAKQFALEKPGHIYSRLMNPTVGMLQERLAALEGGVGAVATASGMASLNLATFLLADVGDNVVTASSLYGGTYTYYTHTAPRNGVETRFVDTLDYDAYAEAIDENTAYVHCETIGNPSLVTPDFERLAEIAHDHGVPFFVDNTFATPYLCNPIEHGADLVWNSTTKWIHGHGTTVGGVLVDGGSFPWEEHADKYPEIAGDNPAYHGVNFRERFDDAAFTYAAIARGLRDLGCQQSPFDAWQTMQGLETLPARMDRHCDNAIGVAEFLADHPEVSWVTYPGLEDHETHDTASEYLDGGYGGMITFGLDAGYDAARTTVESTEIASLLANVGDAKTLIIHPASTTHQQLTDEEKAAAGVTDDMVRLSVGTESVEDIKADLDQAIGQATN
- a CDS encoding ATP-dependent DNA helicase; the protein is MATTDDGYMRFFPFEEPYDHQQEAMGTIYDALDEGRDVLFEGACGTGKTLASLVPALEHARETGKTVVITTNVHQQMRQFVEDARAITDQERLRAVVFRGKGSMCHIDVDYEECQALRDTTRDLVEVESDIAELEQREGELLSDGQAGSSEAMEARNAVVEELRDLQDEREEIETERSTCDHYYRNLTVDTSEFYSWLFDDVRTPDDVYEYAHQQGLCGYELLKEGMDGVDLVVCNYHHLLDPTIREQFFHWIGRDPEDIIAVFDEAHNVESAARDHARRTLTENTLDQALEELDSEEDARTDAAANVIETFRDALVEAYEDSFEFGARAAVDEHWDDITIANDDRKDDLTLAFLQGYTGPGFHEELDRALELGRDLDARYQKAFKEGELDTRKECQTLQAAGFIADWLDESDETGQYPVVSVRRDESTDDVYGRAELYTCIPEEVTRDLFEDLHAAVLMSATLRPFDVTENVVGVDDPVTMAYGAQFPEDRRRTYAVDGPALFSSERDDPQTQQRIARTLEDIVRFTPGNTLVFCPSYSEAERYHDMTAVSATRYLDEPGTQARDLREAFTDGDNGVLYTSLWGTLGEGVSYDGDDARTVVVVGVPYPHLDDRMDAVQDAYDTTFGDGEDDAGWRYAVEIPTVRKTRQALGRVVRSPDDFGARILLDKRYTEAAEMEMHDYAVRGTFPPEERREMVDIGPEKLKFAMLNFYQDMDAYDGPPPKP
- a CDS encoding DNA-directed DNA polymerase II small subunit, whose amino-acid sequence is MPLETPARIVSELASRGYNAEREAVTRIADTSDPSATLERALETLPDDALKLTTDHVDSVIEATEATGGSPNTEPNPGNETTGTPPNSHPSVSTGAGAATSTEPGGSVPPETGGSRDVDTSLRAIEVANDMTGQSTGTGEYSDFVAVFRDRYEKLASKLRGRVNHRPTDAIENMGGGSDAALIGMVSDIRSTASGHWLVELEDTNGTFPCLVMKDRPIADLVQQLLMDEVIAVEGTLADDAGILFVDSLYFPDVPRTHSPSTADRHVQAALISDVHVGSQEFMEDAWHRFTDWLHTSEAENVEYLLIAGDMVEGVGIYPEQDEELDIIDIYDQYRAFSEYLKEVPGDMEIRMIPGNHDAVRLAEPQPGFDEELRDIMTAHDAQVHSNPSLVTVEGVTVLMYHGVSLDEVIAELPDEEASYEEPHKAMYQLLKKRHVAPQYGGHTRLAPEDRDYLVMEEVPDVFHTGHVHKLGWGEYHNVVALNSGCWQAQTEFQKSVNIDPDAGFAPILDLDTLSMTVRKFT
- the serB gene encoding phosphoserine phosphatase SerB — translated: MLVAFDFDGTLSDSEMTVLLGSQNGTAEDMADITERAMNNEIEYAESLRQRCALLEGLSEEKAQDAFDEVALRPGAAEIIEALRDAGVYVAILTGGFERGVEAALETEGVEVDAIVANRLVMTDGELTGEVRGPLISGTKDDAMEVVTAVTGEDRDTTVAVGDGANDLPMLEVANLAIGFDPKPAVAPSCDTSVETMDELYDLLEAEDVL